Proteins found in one Thermaerobacter subterraneus DSM 13965 genomic segment:
- a CDS encoding DUF4276 family protein, with protein MRLASIVEGHGEVDAVPVLLRRIAHDLEMYDLEILPPIRVQRGHFHAGSPRLHQAALLAACRVGRHGGVLVLFDADDDCSAHCGPALQSDLAARLSPLPVAVVLAHKEFETWFLAAVESLRGCRGIREDATVPPDPEAIRGSKEYLRRQMQPPRDYRETVDPSCPGQPDGSCSCAPEKPVLR; from the coding sequence ATGCGCCTGGCGAGCATCGTGGAGGGCCACGGTGAGGTGGACGCCGTGCCCGTCCTTCTACGCCGCATTGCCCACGACCTGGAGATGTACGACCTGGAAATCCTCCCTCCGATTCGTGTGCAGCGCGGCCACTTTCATGCCGGTTCGCCCCGGCTGCACCAGGCAGCCCTGTTGGCCGCTTGCCGTGTGGGTCGCCATGGAGGTGTACTCGTTCTCTTCGATGCCGACGATGATTGTTCGGCCCACTGCGGGCCCGCCCTGCAGAGCGATCTTGCCGCCAGGCTGTCACCGCTCCCGGTGGCAGTCGTTCTGGCCCACAAGGAGTTCGAAACCTGGTTCCTTGCCGCCGTTGAGTCCCTGCGGGGTTGCCGGGGCATTCGTGAGGACGCTACCGTACCCCCCGATCCGGAAGCGATCCGCGGGAGCAAGGAATATCTCAGAAGGCAGATGCAGCCGCCAAGGGATTATCGGGAAACCGTGGACCCAAGCTGCCCTGGCCAGCCGGATGGATCTTGTTCTTGCGCGCCA
- a CDS encoding AAA family ATPase, with translation MAGGRPFIQSVRVRNYKSIAACEVHLSHVTVLVGPNGSGKSNFLDALRFVADALRTTLEHAIRDRGGINEVRRRSHGHPHNFDIELKVNLRDGAEAEYAFRIGSTRGAGYQVIHETCAIRTADMGQHFYEVEKGTVRRASFGNLGPEHIESDRLYLTLVSGLPQFRALYDGLSHMGFYNLNPDVIKDIQDPDPGELLSRDGRNMASVIRRLHENNPDVLDRIMEYLQAVVPGVRSVEVVYLQHKAALRFRQAVRGARDPWTFAAANVSDGTLRALGVLVAAFQTQAMTRFPVPLVGIEEPEIAIHPGAAVKLMDALLEAARQTQIVITTHSPELLDHPDLTDDMLLAVEADQGETLIAPVDITTRRAIREHLYTAGELLRLGQLQPERSRASASPHEQTRLALE, from the coding sequence GTGGCGGGTGGGCGCCCCTTCATTCAGTCGGTCAGGGTACGGAACTACAAGAGCATTGCTGCATGCGAGGTGCATTTGAGTCATGTTACGGTGCTCGTAGGGCCTAACGGTTCTGGCAAAAGTAATTTCCTAGATGCCCTGCGCTTCGTGGCGGATGCTCTGCGAACGACCCTAGAACACGCCATACGGGACAGAGGCGGGATCAACGAGGTACGCCGGCGGTCCCACGGACATCCCCATAACTTCGATATTGAACTGAAGGTCAACCTTCGTGATGGGGCGGAGGCCGAATATGCTTTCAGGATCGGCTCTACCCGCGGTGCGGGATATCAGGTGATTCACGAAACGTGCGCCATTCGGACGGCCGATATGGGGCAGCACTTTTACGAAGTGGAGAAGGGGACTGTCCGCAGGGCAAGCTTCGGCAACCTGGGACCGGAGCACATTGAAAGCGATCGCCTCTACCTGACGCTGGTATCGGGATTGCCTCAGTTTCGTGCTCTATACGACGGCCTTTCCCACATGGGCTTCTATAACCTGAATCCGGACGTCATTAAGGATATCCAAGATCCGGACCCTGGCGAGTTGTTGAGTCGGGACGGCCGCAATATGGCCAGCGTGATCCGGCGGCTTCATGAGAATAACCCTGATGTATTGGATCGCATCATGGAGTACTTACAAGCGGTGGTTCCGGGCGTGCGGTCGGTTGAGGTTGTCTACCTGCAGCATAAAGCAGCGCTGCGGTTCCGCCAAGCGGTTCGGGGTGCCCGGGACCCGTGGACTTTTGCGGCAGCCAACGTTTCTGACGGTACGCTCAGGGCTCTGGGTGTCCTGGTGGCCGCTTTTCAGACGCAGGCCATGACCAGATTCCCGGTTCCACTGGTGGGAATCGAGGAGCCAGAGATCGCGATCCACCCGGGAGCCGCGGTCAAGCTCATGGATGCGCTGCTAGAGGCAGCCCGCCAAACGCAAATCGTGATCACCACCCACAGCCCGGAATTGCTCGATCACCCCGACCTGACAGATGACATGTTGCTGGCCGTCGAGGCCGATCAGGGGGAAACGCTCATTGCCCCGGTTGACATCACCACGCGCCGCGCCATCCGCGAGCACCTGTACACGGCTGGCGAGTTGCTGAGGTTGGGACAACTTCAGCCGGAGCGGTCCCGCGCGTCAGCATCTCCCCACGAGCAAACTCGGCTGGCCCTTGAATGA